From Mauremys mutica isolate MM-2020 ecotype Southern chromosome 23, ASM2049712v1, whole genome shotgun sequence, a single genomic window includes:
- the LOC123355528 gene encoding digestive cysteine proteinase 1-like isoform X1: MASLLLPAFCLLSGAGCTAGWAVPDFGNVYHVSGVIDMPFAEIQEPFEAWYNLTGGKSRIQYYHGQVVTFQYGAERPFGALYKITPETTELELNVRKCFRISGRPGKRVYPQSIFPRLDAFKPVREESYKGQLCTVWQNVSYWGQKKNVYTLWVASSADGPVPVHYEMRGFNSLLGSHYDKYEIDYSNFTHSYPAGVLDLPSGMECEFPPGDGVEHRILANPMWDFVGRQADRGRQLFHHYRREYRKEYGSEKELERRAQTFIHNMRYVHSKNRANLPYKLALNHLADRTPEEMAVLRGRLQDQTPHNGQPFPLAPYAGIILPENLDWRLNGAVTPVKDQALCGSCWSFAAAGGLEGALFLKTGELTPLSQQALIDCSWGFGNHGCDGGLPWRAFKWVGKHGGIPSAEAYGPYRGQNGYCHYNSSELLANITGYVNVPAGDIVALRAAVFKNGPVAVSIDASAKSFVFYSNGIYYEPQCGNTSSSLNHAVLAVGYGVLQGDGYWLIKNSWSTYWGNDGYILMSTQDNNCGVATAATYPVLA; encoded by the exons ATGGCCTCTCTTCTGTTGCCTGCCTTTTGCCTTTTGAGCG GAGCCGGGTGTACAGCCGGATGGGCAGTCCCTGATTTTGGCAACGTCTACCACGTCTCAG GGGTTATCGACATGCCGTTCGCTGAAATCCAGGAGCCCTTTGAAGCCTGGTACAACCTGACAGGAGGGAAGAGCCGGATCCAGTACTACCACG gGCAAGTGGTCACCTTCCAGTACGGGGCAGAGCGGCCGTTTGGTGCCCTCTACAAGATCACCCCAGAGACCACGGAGCTGGAGCTGAATGTCCGGAAGTGCTTCCGGATCAGCGGCCGCCCTGGGAAGCGCGTCTATCCACAGAGCATCTTCCCCAGGCTGGACGCCTTCAAG CCCGTGCGGGAGGAGTCCTACAAAGGGCAGCTCTGCACCGTGTGGCAGAACGTGTCCTACTGGGGCCAGAAGAAGAACGTTTACACCCTGTGGGTGGCCAGCTCCGCCGACGGCCCCGTGCCCGTCCACTACGAGATGCGGGGCTTCAACAGCCTGCTGGGCTCCCACTACGACAAGTACGAGATCGACTACAGCAACTTCACCCACAGCTACCCGGCCGGGGTCTTGGACCTCCCAAGCG GCATGGAGTGCGAGTTTCCTCCGGGAGACGGAGTGGAGCATCGTATCCTCGCCAACCCCATGTGGGATTTCGTGGGCAGGCAGGCGGATCGAGGCCGTCAGCTGTTCCATCACTACCGGCGGGAGTacaggaaggagtacggcagcgAGAAGGAGCTGGAGCGCAGGGCACAAACCTTCATTCACAACATGAG GTACGTCCACTCCAAGAATCGGGCCAACCTGCCCTACAAGCTGGCGCTGAACCACCTGGCCGACCGCACCCCGGAGGAGATGGCCGTGCTGCGGGGGCGGCTGCAGGACCAAACTCCCCACAACGGGCAGCCGTTCCCACTGGCACCGTACGCTGGCATCATCCTGCCCGAGAACCTGGACTGGAGGCTGAACG GCGCAGTGACCCCAGTGAAGGACCAGGCCCTGTGCGGCTCCTGCTGGAGCTTTGCGGCTGCGGGAGGATTAGAAGGTGCCCTGTTCCTCAAG acCGGAGAGCTGACCCCCCTGTCTCAGCAAGCCCTGATCGACTGCTCCTGGGGCTTCGGGAACCACGGCTGCGACGGCGGCCTCCCTTGGCGGGCCTTTAAATGGGTCGGGAAGCACGGCGGCATCCCGAGCGCCGAGGCCTACGGGCCGTACAGGGGCCAG AACGGATACTGCCACTACAACTCGTCTGAGCTCCTCGCCAACATCACGGGCTACGTCAATGTCCCGGCCGGTGACATCGTCGCCCTGAGAGCCGCCGTCTTCAAGAACGGTCCCGTGGCCGTCAGCATCGACGCCTCTGCCAAGTCGTTCGTATTTTACTCCAACGGCATCTACTACGAACCCCAGTGTG GGAATACCAGCAGCAGCTTGAACCACGCGGTGCTGGCCGTGGGCTACGGGGTCCTGCAAGGGGACGGCTATTGGCTCATCAAAAACTCCTGGTCCACCTACTGGGGTAACGACGGCTACATCCTCATGTCCACGCAGGACAACAACTGCGGGGTGGCGACCGCGGCAACGTACCCGGTCCTGGCGTGA
- the LOC123355528 gene encoding digestive cysteine proteinase 1-like isoform X2: MPFAEIQEPFEAWYNLTGGKSRIQYYHGQVVTFQYGAERPFGALYKITPETTELELNVRKCFRISGRPGKRVYPQSIFPRLDAFKPVREESYKGQLCTVWQNVSYWGQKKNVYTLWVASSADGPVPVHYEMRGFNSLLGSHYDKYEIDYSNFTHSYPAGVLDLPSGMECEFPPGDGVEHRILANPMWDFVGRQADRGRQLFHHYRREYRKEYGSEKELERRAQTFIHNMRYVHSKNRANLPYKLALNHLADRTPEEMAVLRGRLQDQTPHNGQPFPLAPYAGIILPENLDWRLNGAVTPVKDQALCGSCWSFAAAGGLEGALFLKTGELTPLSQQALIDCSWGFGNHGCDGGLPWRAFKWVGKHGGIPSAEAYGPYRGQNGYCHYNSSELLANITGYVNVPAGDIVALRAAVFKNGPVAVSIDASAKSFVFYSNGIYYEPQCGNTSSSLNHAVLAVGYGVLQGDGYWLIKNSWSTYWGNDGYILMSTQDNNCGVATAATYPVLA, encoded by the exons ATGCCGTTCGCTGAAATCCAGGAGCCCTTTGAAGCCTGGTACAACCTGACAGGAGGGAAGAGCCGGATCCAGTACTACCACG gGCAAGTGGTCACCTTCCAGTACGGGGCAGAGCGGCCGTTTGGTGCCCTCTACAAGATCACCCCAGAGACCACGGAGCTGGAGCTGAATGTCCGGAAGTGCTTCCGGATCAGCGGCCGCCCTGGGAAGCGCGTCTATCCACAGAGCATCTTCCCCAGGCTGGACGCCTTCAAG CCCGTGCGGGAGGAGTCCTACAAAGGGCAGCTCTGCACCGTGTGGCAGAACGTGTCCTACTGGGGCCAGAAGAAGAACGTTTACACCCTGTGGGTGGCCAGCTCCGCCGACGGCCCCGTGCCCGTCCACTACGAGATGCGGGGCTTCAACAGCCTGCTGGGCTCCCACTACGACAAGTACGAGATCGACTACAGCAACTTCACCCACAGCTACCCGGCCGGGGTCTTGGACCTCCCAAGCG GCATGGAGTGCGAGTTTCCTCCGGGAGACGGAGTGGAGCATCGTATCCTCGCCAACCCCATGTGGGATTTCGTGGGCAGGCAGGCGGATCGAGGCCGTCAGCTGTTCCATCACTACCGGCGGGAGTacaggaaggagtacggcagcgAGAAGGAGCTGGAGCGCAGGGCACAAACCTTCATTCACAACATGAG GTACGTCCACTCCAAGAATCGGGCCAACCTGCCCTACAAGCTGGCGCTGAACCACCTGGCCGACCGCACCCCGGAGGAGATGGCCGTGCTGCGGGGGCGGCTGCAGGACCAAACTCCCCACAACGGGCAGCCGTTCCCACTGGCACCGTACGCTGGCATCATCCTGCCCGAGAACCTGGACTGGAGGCTGAACG GCGCAGTGACCCCAGTGAAGGACCAGGCCCTGTGCGGCTCCTGCTGGAGCTTTGCGGCTGCGGGAGGATTAGAAGGTGCCCTGTTCCTCAAG acCGGAGAGCTGACCCCCCTGTCTCAGCAAGCCCTGATCGACTGCTCCTGGGGCTTCGGGAACCACGGCTGCGACGGCGGCCTCCCTTGGCGGGCCTTTAAATGGGTCGGGAAGCACGGCGGCATCCCGAGCGCCGAGGCCTACGGGCCGTACAGGGGCCAG AACGGATACTGCCACTACAACTCGTCTGAGCTCCTCGCCAACATCACGGGCTACGTCAATGTCCCGGCCGGTGACATCGTCGCCCTGAGAGCCGCCGTCTTCAAGAACGGTCCCGTGGCCGTCAGCATCGACGCCTCTGCCAAGTCGTTCGTATTTTACTCCAACGGCATCTACTACGAACCCCAGTGTG GGAATACCAGCAGCAGCTTGAACCACGCGGTGCTGGCCGTGGGCTACGGGGTCCTGCAAGGGGACGGCTATTGGCTCATCAAAAACTCCTGGTCCACCTACTGGGGTAACGACGGCTACATCCTCATGTCCACGCAGGACAACAACTGCGGGGTGGCGACCGCGGCAACGTACCCGGTCCTGGCGTGA
- the LOC123355527 gene encoding digestive cysteine proteinase 2-like: MGALQWALLFALWSSVAGKRCKPLSNIPEFGDIYHVKGVISLPYAEIEEPFEAWYNLSGGKSRIQYYHGQVITYQLGSVKPYGTSYKITPETTETEVNVVKCFRLNGTKEKLVKPQSVFPHTHGFKFLREEYFKGQYCGVWQDVSDWGKKKNIYTLWVTNTSCGWSPVHYEMRGYNSVLGSHYDKYEIDYSDFTHSYPASVFDLPTNRTKSCGELPGLGAERWILANPMQDFVGQQEDRSHQVFHHYRQTFGKSYDGEREMEHRQHTFTHNMRFVHSKNRANLSYKLALNHLADRTPEEMAVLRGRLKSGAPNNGQPFPSELYAGLILPEILDWRLYGAVTPVKDQAVCGSCWSFATTGAMEGALFLKTGVMTPLSQQVLIDCSWGFGNYGCDGGEEWSAYEWIKKHGGIASTDSYGLYKGQNGLCHYNKSEMVGKMKGYVNVTSGNITALKAAIYKNGPVAVSIDASRRSFSFYSNGVYYEPKCGNQRSDLDHAVLAVGYGVLQGELYWLVKNSWSTYWGNNGYILMSMKDNNCGVATDATYPILE, translated from the exons gaAAACGCTGCAAACCTTTAAGCAACATCCCTGAATTTGGAGATATCTACCATGTCAAAG GAGTCATCAGCCTGCCGTACGCCGAAATCGAGGAGCCCTTCGAAGCCTGGTACAACCTGAGCGGAGGAAAGAGCCGGATCCAGTACTACCACG GGCAGGTGATAACTTACCAGCTGGGATCGGTGAAGCCGTACGGTACCAGCTACAAGATTACGCCGGAAACTACTGAAACGGAGGTGAACGTCGTGAAGTGCTTCCGGCTCAATGGCACGAAAGAGAAGCTCGTCAAGCCACAGAGCGTCTTTCCCCACACACATGGCTTCAAG TTCCTGCGGGAGGAGTACTTCAAAGGGCAGTACTGCGGCGTGTGGCAGGACGTGTCCGACTGGGGCAAGAAGAAGAACATCTACACCCTGTGGGTGACCAACACCAGCTGCGGCTGGTCCCCCGTCCACTACGAGATGCGGGGTTACAACAGCGTGCTGGGCTCCCACTACGACAAGTACGAGATCGACTACAGCGACTTCACCCACAGCTACCCGGCCTCTGTCTTCGACCTCCCCACCAACA GAACCAAGTCCTGTGGGGAGCTCCCCGGGTTGGGAGCAGAGCGCTGGATCCTGGCCAACCCCATGCAGGACTTTGTGGGGCAGCAGGAGGACCGGTCCCACCAGGTGTTCCACCACTACCGGCAGACGTTCGGGAAGAGCTACGACGGCGAGCGGGAGATGGAGCACAGGCAGCACACCTTCACCCACAACATGAG GTTTGTCCACTCCAAGAATCGGGCCAACCTGTCCTACAAGCTGGCGCTGAACCACCTGGCCGACCGCACCCCGGAGGAGATGGCCGTGCTGCGGGGCCGGCTAAAGAGCGGGGCCCCCAACAACGGGCAGCCGTTTCCGTCAGAGCTGTACGCTGGCCTCATCCTGCCCGAGATCCTGGACTGGAGGCTGTACG gcgcCGTGACCCCAGTGAAGGACCAGGCCGTGTGCGGCTCCTGCTGGAGCTTTGCTACCACCGGGGCGATGGAGGGGGCCCTGTTCCTCAAG ACCGGAGTGATGACCCCGCTGTCCCAGCAAGTCCTGATCGACTGCTCCTGGGGCTTCGGGAACTACGGCTGCGACGGCGGCGAGGAGTGGAGCGCGTACGAGTGGATCAAGAAGCACGGCGGCATCGCCAGCACCGATTCCTATGGCTTGTACAAAGGCCAG AACGGCTTGTGCCACTACAACAAGTCCGAGATGGTGGGCAAAATGAAAGGCTACGTCAACGTCACCTCGGGTAACATCACGGCCCTGAAAGCTGCCATCTACAAGAACGGCCCCGTGGCCGTCAGCATCGACGCCTCCCGGCGGTCCTTCTCCTTCTACTCCAACGGCGTCTACTATGAACCCAAGTGCG GTAACCAGAGAAGTGACTTGGACCACGCGGTCTTGGCTGTCGGCTACGGCGTGCTCCAAGGGGAGCTGTACTGGCTGGTGAAGAACTCCTGGTCCACCTACTGGGGTAACAACGGCTACATCCTCATGTCCATGAAAGACAACAACTGCGGGGTGGCCACGGACGCCACCTACCCCATCCTGGAGTGA